In the Populus trichocarpa isolate Nisqually-1 chromosome 1, P.trichocarpa_v4.1, whole genome shotgun sequence genome, one interval contains:
- the LOC18110314 gene encoding uncharacterized protein LOC18110314 isoform X2 translates to MMFQRQFLLQSFLLLSLTTATAKRLNTIPRLSPIGPRVWRDQPDKTTLGEFDGEDFETFFHNQTLDHFNYRPESYDKFPQRYLINSKYWGGANVSAPILVYLGAEEPIDEDLAAVGFLVDNAVQFNSLLVFIEHRYYGKSIPFGSREEALKDASKLGYFNSAQAIADYAAIIIHIKETLRAQYSPVIVIGGSYGGMLASWFRLKYPHIALGALASSAPILYFDDITPQDGYYSIVTKDFREASETCYQTIKTSWSEIDELASKPDGLSMLSKKFKTCTPLADASELKDHLDTMYASAAQYNRPPTYPVNEVCKGIDGGGFGDDILSRIFGGLVAYKGNLSCYVNAHTDPSETTVGWRWQTCSEMAIPIGVGNNSMFPPDPFDLEDYIENCKSLYGVPTRPHWITTYYGGHSIKLILQRFASNIIFSNGLRDPYSSGGVLENISDTVVAVKTVNGNFLTKQHLVLLQNKLHTQPPW, encoded by the exons ATGATGTTTCAAAGGCAATTTCTTCTCCAGTCTTTCTTACTGCTTTCCTTAACCACTGCAACAGCAAAACGTCTTAATACTATTCCAAGGCTTAGTCCAATAGGGCCAAGAGTTTGGCGAGACCAGCCTGATAAAACTACTTTGGGTGAATTTGATGGAGAAGATTTTGAAACCTTTTTTCACAACCAAACACTTGATCACTTCAACTATAGGCCTGAAAGCTATGACAAATTTCCGCAACGATATTTGATCAATTCTAAGTATTGGGGTGGTGCGAATGTTAGTGCACCAATCTTAGTTTATCTTGGTGCAGAAGAACCGATTGATGAAGATCTTGCCGCTGTTGGATTTCTAGTTGATAACGCTGTTCAGTTTAATTCTCTCTTGGTGTTTATTGAG CACAGATATTATGGAAAATCAATCCCATTTGGATCAAGGGAGGAAGCCTTGAAGGATGCAAGCAAACTAGGGTATTTCAACTCAGCCCAGGCTATAGCAGACTATGCAGCCATTATCATTCACATAAAGGAGACACTAAGGGCTCAATATTCTCCAGTTATCGTCATTGGAGGATCATATGGTGGAA TGCTGGCTTCGTGGTTTCGGCTCAAGTACCCTCACATTGCCCTCGGAGCCTTGGCCTCATCAGCACCAAttctttattttgatgatatcacACCACAGGATGGATACTATTCTATAGTCACCAAGGACTTTAGA GAAGCTAGTGAGACTTGCTACCAGACTATAAAAACGTCATGGTCAGAAATTGATGAACTTGCTTCCAAACCCGATGGTCTCTCAATGCTTAGCAAGAAATTCAAGACTTGCAC TCCCTTGGCTGATGCCAGTGAGCTCAAGGATCACTTAGACACAATGTATGCTAGTGCTGCTCAGTACAACAGGCCACCAACATATCCGGTTAACGAGGTCTGTAAGGGCATAGATGGCGGTGGTTTTGGGGATGATATTCTAAGCAGAATATTTGGTGGTCTTGTCGCTTATAAAGGAAACCTCTCGTGCTATGTCAATGCACACACCGACCCATCTGAAACAACTGTGGGGTGGCGATGGCAG ACATGCAGTGAGATGGCGATACCTATTGGTGTTGGGAATAATTCCATGTTCCCACCAGATCCTTTTGATTTGGAAGACTATATAGAGAATTGCAAGAGTTTGTATGGTGTCCCAACTCGTCCTCATTGGATCACGACCTATTACGGAGGTCAT AGTATAAAACTGATTCTTCAAAGGTTTGCTAGCAATATCATCTTCTCCAACGGGCTAAGAGATCCTTATAGTAGTGGAGG GGTTTTGGAGAACATTTCAGACACTGTTGTAGCTGTCAAAACCGTCAATG gaaattttttaaccaaacagcATCTTGTGTTGCTGCAAAACAAGCTACATACTCAGCCTCCATGGTAG
- the LOC18110314 gene encoding uncharacterized protein LOC18110314 isoform X1 — MMFQRQFLLQSFLLLSLTTATAKRLNTIPRLSPIGPRVWRDQPDKTTLGEFDGEDFETFFHNQTLDHFNYRPESYDKFPQRYLINSKYWGGANVSAPILVYLGAEEPIDEDLAAVGFLVDNAVQFNSLLVFIEHRYYGKSIPFGSREEALKDASKLGYFNSAQAIADYAAIIIHIKETLRAQYSPVIVIGGSYGGMLASWFRLKYPHIALGALASSAPILYFDDITPQDGYYSIVTKDFREASETCYQTIKTSWSEIDELASKPDGLSMLSKKFKTCTPLADASELKDHLDTMYASAAQYNRPPTYPVNEVCKGIDGGGFGDDILSRIFGGLVAYKGNLSCYVNAHTDPSETTVGWRWQTCSEMAIPIGVGNNSMFPPDPFDLEDYIENCKSLYGVPTRPHWITTYYGGHSIKLILQRFASNIIFSNGLRDPYSSGGVLENISDTVVAVKTVNGSHCLDILFAKETDPEWLVTQRKIEIKIIKEWINKYYVDLTMF; from the exons ATGATGTTTCAAAGGCAATTTCTTCTCCAGTCTTTCTTACTGCTTTCCTTAACCACTGCAACAGCAAAACGTCTTAATACTATTCCAAGGCTTAGTCCAATAGGGCCAAGAGTTTGGCGAGACCAGCCTGATAAAACTACTTTGGGTGAATTTGATGGAGAAGATTTTGAAACCTTTTTTCACAACCAAACACTTGATCACTTCAACTATAGGCCTGAAAGCTATGACAAATTTCCGCAACGATATTTGATCAATTCTAAGTATTGGGGTGGTGCGAATGTTAGTGCACCAATCTTAGTTTATCTTGGTGCAGAAGAACCGATTGATGAAGATCTTGCCGCTGTTGGATTTCTAGTTGATAACGCTGTTCAGTTTAATTCTCTCTTGGTGTTTATTGAG CACAGATATTATGGAAAATCAATCCCATTTGGATCAAGGGAGGAAGCCTTGAAGGATGCAAGCAAACTAGGGTATTTCAACTCAGCCCAGGCTATAGCAGACTATGCAGCCATTATCATTCACATAAAGGAGACACTAAGGGCTCAATATTCTCCAGTTATCGTCATTGGAGGATCATATGGTGGAA TGCTGGCTTCGTGGTTTCGGCTCAAGTACCCTCACATTGCCCTCGGAGCCTTGGCCTCATCAGCACCAAttctttattttgatgatatcacACCACAGGATGGATACTATTCTATAGTCACCAAGGACTTTAGA GAAGCTAGTGAGACTTGCTACCAGACTATAAAAACGTCATGGTCAGAAATTGATGAACTTGCTTCCAAACCCGATGGTCTCTCAATGCTTAGCAAGAAATTCAAGACTTGCAC TCCCTTGGCTGATGCCAGTGAGCTCAAGGATCACTTAGACACAATGTATGCTAGTGCTGCTCAGTACAACAGGCCACCAACATATCCGGTTAACGAGGTCTGTAAGGGCATAGATGGCGGTGGTTTTGGGGATGATATTCTAAGCAGAATATTTGGTGGTCTTGTCGCTTATAAAGGAAACCTCTCGTGCTATGTCAATGCACACACCGACCCATCTGAAACAACTGTGGGGTGGCGATGGCAG ACATGCAGTGAGATGGCGATACCTATTGGTGTTGGGAATAATTCCATGTTCCCACCAGATCCTTTTGATTTGGAAGACTATATAGAGAATTGCAAGAGTTTGTATGGTGTCCCAACTCGTCCTCATTGGATCACGACCTATTACGGAGGTCAT AGTATAAAACTGATTCTTCAAAGGTTTGCTAGCAATATCATCTTCTCCAACGGGCTAAGAGATCCTTATAGTAGTGGAGG GGTTTTGGAGAACATTTCAGACACTGTTGTAGCTGTCAAAACCGTCAATG GGTCTCATTGCTTGGATATACTTTTTGCGAAGGAAACTGATCCAGAATGGTTGGTCACACAACGAAAGATAGAGATCAAGATTATTAAAGAATGGATTAATAAGTATTATGTTGATCTAACCATGTTTTAG
- the LOC18094914 gene encoding uncharacterized protein LOC18094914 isoform X1 encodes MSSIQILLSVFFLIIFSSCLPTTQNKIPKLGAFQKNIHRTEPQTSSKSSSKDLVTFYYTQTLDHFNYKPESYTTFRQRYVIDFRYWGGANTSAPIFVFFGAEEDLDDDLDAIGSLSDNAPHFKALLIYIEHRYYGKSIPFGSRKEALKNAETLGYLNSAQAMADYAAVIMHLKKKYSAKNSPVIVIGGSYGGMLTSWFRLKYPHIALGALASSAPILYFDDISPQEGYYSIVTKDFKETSESCYNTIRKSWGEIEKIASKPNGLSILSKKFKTCYPLNRTFELEDFLDSIYCEAAQYNHPPEFPVSIVCGGINKASAARTDILDRIFAGVVAYMGNRSCYDMNEFNYPDTIYEWRWQTCSEIVMPIGHESNSMFPPAPFNLNNYIKDCKSLFGVLPQPHWITTYYGGHDIKLILQRFGSNIIFSNGLRDPYSSGGVLNNISDSIVAVSTVNGSHCLDIQRANPSTDPDWLVMQREKEVKIIEGWISKYYTDLLEVKDQTPF; translated from the exons ATGAGCTCCATCCAAATATTGCTTTCTGTGTTCTtcctaattatattttcttcGTGCCTTCCTACAACACAGAATAAGATCCCGAAGCTCggtgcttttcaaaaaaatatccatAGGACTGAACCCCAAACCTCATCTAAATCTTCCTCGAAAGATTTGGTTACGTTTTATTACACCCAAACACTTGATCACTTCAACTATAAGCCAGAAAGCTATACCACTTTCCGACAAAGATATGTAATCGACTTTAGATATTGGGGTGGTGCAAATACTAGTGCACCAATATTCGTCTTCTTTGGTGCGGAAGAGGATTTAGATGATGATTTAGACGCTATTGGATCCCTTTCTGACAACGCCCCTCATTTCAAAGCTCTGTTGATATACATAGAG CATCGTTACTATGGGAAATCAATACCGTTTGGGTCAAGGAAGGAAGCTTTGAAAAATGCGGAAACTCTTGGTTATCTCAACTCAGCACAGGCAATGGCAGATTATGCTGCGGTGATTATGCATCTGAAGAAAAAGTATTCTGCCAAAAACTCTCCTGTAATTGTTATCGGAGGATCGTATGGTGGCA TGCTAACCTCATGGTTCCGGCTGAAGTATCCCCATATTGCTCTTGGTGCCCTTGCTTCATCGGCTCCAATTCTTTACTTCGATGATATTTCACCACAAGAAGGTTACTATTCTATTGTAACCAAGGATTTTAAA GAAACCAGTGAGAGTTGCTACAACACTATACGTAAATCGTGGGGTGAAATCGAAAAAATTGCTTCTAAGCCTAATGGTCTTTCAATCCTTAGCAAGAAATTTAAGACTTGCTA TCCTTTGAACAGAACATTTGAGCTAGAGGACTTCTTGGACTCGATTTATTGTGAAGCAGCACAATATAATCATCCACCTGAATTTCCAGTTAGTATTGTTTGCGGTGGCATAAACAAAGCATCAGCTGCGAGAACCGATATTCTCGACCGAATATTTGCCGGTGTTGTTGCTTACATGGGAAATAGATCATGCTACGACATGAATGAATTCAACTATCCAGATACAATATACGAGTGGAGGTGGCAG ACCTGTAGTGAGATTGTGATGCCCATAGGCCATGAGAGCAATTCTATGTTCCCACCAGCACCTTTCAATCTAAATAACTACATCAAAGATTGCAAGAGCTTGTTTGGTGTCTTACCTCAGCCTCATTGGATCACTACTTATTATGGAGGACAT GATATAAAATTGATTCTTCAAAGGTTTGGTAGCAACATTATCTTCTCAAATGGGCTGAGAGATCCTTACAGTAGTGGCGg GGTATTGAATAACATATCAGATAGTATTGTTGCGGTTTCTACAGTGAACG GATCTCATTGCTTGGACATACAACGAGCGAATCCAAGTACTGATCCCGATTGGCTGGTGATGCAACGTGAAAAAGAGGTGAAGATAATTgaagggtggatttccaaataTTACACAGATCTTCTTGAGGTCAAAGATCAAACCCCTTTCTAA
- the LOC18094914 gene encoding uncharacterized protein LOC18094914 isoform X2 yields MSSIQILLSVFFLIIFSSCLPTTQNKIPKLGAFQKNIHRTEPQTSSKSSSKDLVTFYYTQTLDHFNYKPESYTTFRQRYVIDFRYWGGANTSAPIFVFFGAEEDLDDDLDAIGSLSDNAPHFKALLIYIEHRYYGKSIPFGSRKEALKNAETLGYLNSAQAMADYAAVIMHLKKKYSAKNSPVIVIGGSYGGMLTSWFRLKYPHIALGALASSAPILYFDDISPQEGYYSIVTKDFKETSESCYNTIRKSWGEIEKIASKPNGLSILSKKFKTCYPLNRTFELEDFLDSIYCEAAQYNHPPEFPVSIVCGGINKASAARTDILDRIFAGVVAYMGNRSCYDMNEFNYPDTIYEWRWQDIKLILQRFGSNIIFSNGLRDPYSSGGVLNNISDSIVAVSTVNGSHCLDIQRANPSTDPDWLVMQREKEVKIIEGWISKYYTDLLEVKDQTPF; encoded by the exons ATGAGCTCCATCCAAATATTGCTTTCTGTGTTCTtcctaattatattttcttcGTGCCTTCCTACAACACAGAATAAGATCCCGAAGCTCggtgcttttcaaaaaaatatccatAGGACTGAACCCCAAACCTCATCTAAATCTTCCTCGAAAGATTTGGTTACGTTTTATTACACCCAAACACTTGATCACTTCAACTATAAGCCAGAAAGCTATACCACTTTCCGACAAAGATATGTAATCGACTTTAGATATTGGGGTGGTGCAAATACTAGTGCACCAATATTCGTCTTCTTTGGTGCGGAAGAGGATTTAGATGATGATTTAGACGCTATTGGATCCCTTTCTGACAACGCCCCTCATTTCAAAGCTCTGTTGATATACATAGAG CATCGTTACTATGGGAAATCAATACCGTTTGGGTCAAGGAAGGAAGCTTTGAAAAATGCGGAAACTCTTGGTTATCTCAACTCAGCACAGGCAATGGCAGATTATGCTGCGGTGATTATGCATCTGAAGAAAAAGTATTCTGCCAAAAACTCTCCTGTAATTGTTATCGGAGGATCGTATGGTGGCA TGCTAACCTCATGGTTCCGGCTGAAGTATCCCCATATTGCTCTTGGTGCCCTTGCTTCATCGGCTCCAATTCTTTACTTCGATGATATTTCACCACAAGAAGGTTACTATTCTATTGTAACCAAGGATTTTAAA GAAACCAGTGAGAGTTGCTACAACACTATACGTAAATCGTGGGGTGAAATCGAAAAAATTGCTTCTAAGCCTAATGGTCTTTCAATCCTTAGCAAGAAATTTAAGACTTGCTA TCCTTTGAACAGAACATTTGAGCTAGAGGACTTCTTGGACTCGATTTATTGTGAAGCAGCACAATATAATCATCCACCTGAATTTCCAGTTAGTATTGTTTGCGGTGGCATAAACAAAGCATCAGCTGCGAGAACCGATATTCTCGACCGAATATTTGCCGGTGTTGTTGCTTACATGGGAAATAGATCATGCTACGACATGAATGAATTCAACTATCCAGATACAATATACGAGTGGAGGTGGCAG GATATAAAATTGATTCTTCAAAGGTTTGGTAGCAACATTATCTTCTCAAATGGGCTGAGAGATCCTTACAGTAGTGGCGg GGTATTGAATAACATATCAGATAGTATTGTTGCGGTTTCTACAGTGAACG GATCTCATTGCTTGGACATACAACGAGCGAATCCAAGTACTGATCCCGATTGGCTGGTGATGCAACGTGAAAAAGAGGTGAAGATAATTgaagggtggatttccaaataTTACACAGATCTTCTTGAGGTCAAAGATCAAACCCCTTTCTAA